The Ketobacter sp. MCCC 1A13808 DNA segment GTTTCAAAGCGTACATACTTTGCTTTAGAAGTAGGTTCAAACCGTTTGATCAAATCCGCCAGAGGAAAACCGACCCAGGGAACGACCATAGACCACGCCTCGACACACCGGAATCGATATACACGATCCTCAAGTGGGTGGGGTTTAAGAATATCCTCCAGGGTGTATTTGCCCGGTCGCTTGACTGCACCTTCAATTTCGACGCGCCAGGGATCAACCTTGAAATCTTTGCTGTTACGGGAGGGATCATCTTTACCGGTGCCGAATTCATAAAAATTATTATATTTTATGATGTCGTCGTAGGGGGTCAGCTCATCTTTAGCTGAGGATGGCCATTGGTTACTGGACGCCAACTTACTACGCAACATGGCCTGCCAGTTGGCGTCAGTTTTCGCCTGCGCCCCCAAATGAGTGAAAGCGGCTGCCCCCACCCCCAGGTAGCCGGCTCGCTTTAACCACTCCCTGCGGCTCAGGTAGCCTGACTCAGGCGTGATTTCGTAACTCTTGGGCTCAGATGGATCTTTGCTTTTGATTAACATAGGGCACCTTCTTGTCGTCCTCATGTTCCTTTGACGCAATACCGGCCCGTTTGTTACTAGACTTTGATATTTTTCTGCCGTTACACTTTTGCCGGTTTCTTTCTCCAGAAAGAGAGCAACGGACCGCTTAATGCGTAAATCAGGAATATCGCCAACAGCATGCCGGATGGGTACGTGGAAATCACCGCAAGTACCAGCACCACGGCAAGAATCGCGATAAAGGGCACCCTCCCCTTGAAATCCAACTGCTTGAAGCTGTTGTATTTCACGTTACTGACCATCATCACTGCGGAAAAGGCTGTAAATGCCGCGACCAGAAACGAAATCGTGCTGTCGGCCACGTCCACTTGCTGATTAGTGCCGAACCACACGATTCCGGCAACCACCCCGGCAGCAGCCGGGCTGGGCAATCCGGTAAAGTAGCGCTTATCTGCCGTGTCAATCTGAACGTTGAAGCGGGCTAAACGCAGAGCAGCACAAGCTGCGTAAACAAACGCAATCATCCAGCCAAATTTACCTAACGTGGACAAAGACCAGGAATAACACACTAAAGCTGGTGCGACCCCGAACGAGATGCAATCAGAGAGACTGTCGTACTGCTCACCGAATTCGCTCTGGGTATTGGTCATGCGCGCAACCCGGCCGTCCAGACCGTCCAGAATCATGGCCACAAATATTGCACTTGCTGCATGCTCATAAACCCCGTTCATCGCAGCAACAATGGCATAAAAGCCTGAAAACAGCGCACCGGTAGTAAACAGGTTCGGTAATAGATACACCCCTTTACGGCGGATTTTTTTGCCGCCTTCAAGCTCTTCACCCTCGACTACTTCAAAGGTAACACCATCATGATCGTCAATGTCAGCGTCATCAGATTCTTTACTATTGCGTAAGTTAACCACAGACCCAGCGTCTTTTTCCTGGGGTGGGTTATCTTGCTGTGTAACCCCCGGCTTCCCCGAACTGGCTTTTCCAGATGGCGGGAGATGAGAGTCGGGCTTGCTGCGATCTGCTGTATCTTCCGGCCCGCCGGATGGCGTCTTCTTATCTACCATGATTCAACCTTTGAGATAGTGTTGGCACCTGTACTTTGGCCCCTGGCCGGAGATTTTTCAACTCTTTCCGTTTCCGGCACGCAAACAAAAAGCGCGGCCGAAGCCGCGCATTCACTGACTCAGGACGGATCAGTTTTTATCCTTATCGATGATCTTATTGGCTTGAATCCAAGGCATCATCTCACGCAGCTGGGCACCCACTTTTTCAATTGGATGTGCCGCATTATTACGCCGGTAAGCCGTCATTGACGGGTAGTTATGAGCCCCTTCAGCGATGAACATCTTGGCATATTCACCATCCTGAATCCGCTTCAATGCATTGCGCATCGCAGCGCGGGATTCATCATTAATGACTTCGGGGCCGGTTACGTACTCGCCATATTCCGCATTATTGGAAATGGAGTAGTTCATATTGGCAATACCACCTTCGTACATCAGATCCACGATCAACTTCAGTTCGTGCAGACATTCGAAGTAAGCCATTTCTGGTGCGTAGCCGGCTTCAACCAGCGTTTCAAAGCCCGCTTTAACCAACTCAACTGCACCACCGCAAAGTACTGCCTGCTCACCGAACAGATCGGTTTCAGTTTCGTCTTTGAATGTGGTTTCGATAATACCGGTGCGGCCGCCGCCAACGCCACTGGCGTAGGACAACGCTACATTTTTCGCATTGCCGGAAGCGTCCTGATAGATTGCGATCAAATCCGGGATGCCACCGCCTTTCACAAATTCAGATCGCACTGTATGGCCAGGCGCTTTCGGC contains these protein-coding regions:
- the pssA gene encoding CDP-diacylglycerol--serine O-phosphatidyltransferase, which produces MVDKKTPSGGPEDTADRSKPDSHLPPSGKASSGKPGVTQQDNPPQEKDAGSVVNLRNSKESDDADIDDHDGVTFEVVEGEELEGGKKIRRKGVYLLPNLFTTGALFSGFYAIVAAMNGVYEHAASAIFVAMILDGLDGRVARMTNTQSEFGEQYDSLSDCISFGVAPALVCYSWSLSTLGKFGWMIAFVYAACAALRLARFNVQIDTADKRYFTGLPSPAAAGVVAGIVWFGTNQQVDVADSTISFLVAAFTAFSAVMMVSNVKYNSFKQLDFKGRVPFIAILAVVLVLAVISTYPSGMLLAIFLIYALSGPLLSFWRKKPAKV
- the msrP gene encoding protein-methionine-sulfoxide reductase catalytic subunit MsrP, with amino-acid sequence MLIKSKDPSEPKSYEITPESGYLSRREWLKRAGYLGVGAAAFTHLGAQAKTDANWQAMLRSKLASSNQWPSSAKDELTPYDDIIKYNNFYEFGTGKDDPSRNSKDFKVDPWRVEIEGAVKRPGKYTLEDILKPHPLEDRVYRFRCVEAWSMVVPWVGFPLADLIKRFEPTSKAKYVRFETLVDPDRFPAQRFGRSTLDWPYVEGLTMAEAMHPLSLMVVGIYGKPLLPQNGAPLRLMLPWKYGFKSIKSIVKIQFVEQQPRTTWQRMASQEYGFYANVNPQVDHPRWSQKRERRLPNSLFNPNWVETQKFNGYEDQVASLYKDIDLSKNF
- the ilvC gene encoding ketol-acid reductoisomerase, encoding MQVYYDKDCDLSIVQGMKVAIIGYGSQGHAHANNLKDSGVDVVVALREGSASAQKAEASGLSVKAVPEAVQWADLIMILTPDEFQSQLYKNEIEPNIKQGATLAFAHGFAIHYNQVVPRADLDVIMIAPKAPGHTVRSEFVKGGGIPDLIAIYQDASGNAKNVALSYASGVGGGRTGIIETTFKDETETDLFGEQAVLCGGAVELVKAGFETLVEAGYAPEMAYFECLHELKLIVDLMYEGGIANMNYSISNNAEYGEYVTGPEVINDESRAAMRNALKRIQDGEYAKMFIAEGAHNYPSMTAYRRNNAAHPIEKVGAQLREMMPWIQANKIIDKDKN